The DNA window ACAGACAACCCACAACAGCGTCCAGACCAATGCCAACCAGACTGTACACAACTATGGCGGACGTTTCGACGGGTCCTACTACACCCCTTGGGGTCTGACATTGCAGACAGACATCAACTACACGGCTACTGCCGGCTATGCCGCAGGTTACGACACCCGGACATGGATGTGGAACGCCACAATCTCCCAGCAGTTCCTGCGTGACAGATCTCTCACTCTCGCCGTCAAAGTCTACGACCTCCTCAACCAGCGCAACAACATCCGCCGCAATATTACTGCTAACTACATAGACGATATTGAGTACAATTCTCTCTCCCGTTACTTCATGGTGACGCTCAGCTACCGTTTCAACTCATTCGGAAAAGGAAACGAACCTTCAGGCGGCGGTGATTTCATGCGTCGCGGACCCGGCGGACCCGGTGGACCCGGTGGACATGGCGGCCGCGGTCCGAGATAACCGCTCTTGATCTACGCTCATTCCCCTCTCTCTTCACAAAAAGTCATTTCTCATATATTTTTTCACTTTTTCATCATGTTTGACAATTATCGGATAAGGGGCGTCTTCATTCTGGCGCTCTCTTGGATCAGTGTGACTTCCTACGCAGGTGATTAAATAGCCGTCTGGAGCTATAACGATTGTATTAACCATGCCCGTGGCAACAACATAGCTCTCCGTCAATCCATCCTTTCAGAAGAATCCGCTGCCCTCTCTCTTGAGAAAGCTCAGGGTGAATGGCAACCCTCACTTGACTTCGGGACAAATCAGGGTTATTCAAACGCACCTTGGAGCAACGGCAGCAGCAATGCCTATACAAGCAACTATAACCTCAATGCAAGCCGGACTGTCTGGGACGGAGGCAAACGCGAGAGCGCAATCCGCCGTGGCAAGACCGATGTCGAAAGACTACGCTACGCAACCGACAACACACTGCGCAACATACGCACAGAAATTCTTTCGGCTTACAAAGCTATCCGCTACGAATAAATTCCACAGATTCAATCCTATCCGAAGAGAGAGGCGTGACGACACTGATAGAATCGTCACGCCTCTCTAATATCCATTCAATTCATTTGCTTGGGAAAGCTTTCTGAAATCTACAGCTGACAGTTAGAAATCACACAAGCTTAAATCTCAGTTGGCGTTGCTACTTTCCTGTAAGAATCGTCTTGATGTCATGCAGTTTGTTGAGAGCCGCCATAGGGGTCAGATTATTGATGTCGATACCAAGAATCTCGTCGCGCAGCTGTGCGAGAACCGGGTCGTCAAGCTGGAAAAAAGAAAGCTGTACACCCTCGGCCGTATCTGCCACGCCTGAAAGATTTTTGGTGACACGCTCGTCGCTTTCGCGGTTCACCTTTTCAAGATGCACAAGCACCTCGTCGGCCCTCCTGACTATCGACTGCGGCATGCCGGCAAGCTTGGCTACATGTATGCCGAAACTGTGTTCGCTGCCACCGCGCGCGAGTTTACGAAGAAAGACGACCTTACCGTCAATCTCGCGAACCGACACATTATAGTTGACCACACGGCTGAAACTCTTCTCCATTTCATTCAGTTCATGATAATGTGTGGCGAAAAGAGTCTTCGGATGTATGCCTCCGTGCTCGTGGATATGCTCCACGATTGCCCAAGCGATTGAAATGCCGTCGTATGTCGATGTTCCTCGGCCGAGTTCGTCGAAAAGAATCAGTGACCGCTCGCTCATATTGTTGAGAATCGATGCCGCCTCGTTCATTTCGACCATGAAAGTCGACTCGCCGAGCGAAATGTTGTCGCTCGCGCCAACACGGGTGAAAATCTTATCGACAACGCCTATGCGGGCACTGTCGGCAGCCACAAACGAACCGATCTGGGCGAGAAGTACGTTGAGCGCCGTCTGGCGGAGCAAGGCTGACTTACCCGACATGTTAGGGCCTGTGATCATCATAACCTGCGTTCCGTTGTTCGACAGGTTGACCGTATTGGTTATATACGGTTCACCCGGGGAAGCTCCTTTTCGATGACCGGATGACGTCCCTCGACGATTGACAGTTCAAGCGAATCATCGACAAAAGGTCGGTTGTAACGGTTTTCCAGCGCGACACGCGTGAACGAACTGAACACATCGAGGCGCGCCACCATCTGCGCGTCAAGAAGTATGGCCGGAATGTATGCACACAAATCATGCACGAGGGTCGTATAGATACGCTGTTCGATGATTGCGATACGGTCCTGCGCCGTCAGAATTTTTTCTTCATACTCCTTCAGCTCCTGTGTGATATAGCGCTCGGCGTTGACAAGTGTCTGCTTGCGAATCCATTCGGCGGGCACTTTGTCCTTGTGGGTATTCGTCACCTCGATATAGTAGCCGAACACATTGTTGTAGGCGACTTTAAGCGACGGTATGCCGGTCAAAGCGCTCTCGCGCTGCTGTAGACGCAGAAGATAGTCCTTGCCCTTGTAGGCTATTTCGCGGAGCTCGTCAAGCTCGCTGTCGACACCATCCCTGATTACCGGCCCCCGGTTGATAGCCGTCGGCGGATCGGGATTAATTTCCTTTTCGATACGCTCGGCAATCCCAGTGCATGGATTCAGCTGTTCGCCGATGCTTTCGAGAGCCGGCTGTCCGGATTCGAGACATATATGGCGGATAGGTTCGATCATGGCCAGCGCATGGCGCAGTTGCACAAGTTCGCGCGGATTGACACGTCCGGCTGAAACTTTCGCAATCAGACGTTCGAGATCTCCGATCTGCCCCAAGGCATCCTTCAGGGCATCGCGGTTATCAGGCGAGCGGAAAAAGTAGTCCACTATATCAAGACGCCGGTTTATCTCACGCGAGTCCTTGAGCGGAAACAGAACCCAACGCCGCAACAGACGCGCACCCATCGGACTGACCGTGCGGTCAATCACGTCAAGAAGACTCTTTCCGTCCTCGCTCATGGAGGCGACCAGTTCAAGATTGCGCACCGTGAATCGGTCGAGTCTGACAGCCTTCTCTTCCTCGACACGTGCGATAGAAGTGATGTGTGAAATCTGTGTGTGCTGCGTTATGTCGAGATAGTGGAGAATAGCTCCGGCAGCGACCACGGCTGCGTGCATGGCATGGATGCCGAAACCCTTCAGCGAATTTGTCTCAAACTGTTTGAGCAGACGGTCCATAGCCGCATCTTCGGTAAAAATCCAGTCGTCGAGTTCGAATGCAAGATAGTGTTCGGCGAAACTGTCCTCGATCAGACGTTTCTTCCCGCGCTCGACAAGCACTTCTTTCGGCGCGAAATTCGCGAGGAGCTTCTCGATGTAGTCAACCGACCCTTCTGCTGCGAGAAATTCGCCGGTCGAAATGTCAAGAAAGGCCACGCCGACATCCTGTTTGGTAAAATTCAGAGCCGCAAGGAAATTATTTTCCCTATTGTTGAGCAGAGTGTCGTTGATTGAGACTCCGGGAGTGACGAGCTCTGTGATGCCTCGCTTCACAAGCTTCTTAGTTGTCTTAGGATCCTCAAGCTGCTCGCATATAGCCACACGCTTACCGGCTCTGACGAGCTTAGGCAGATAGGTGTCAAGTGCGTGATGAGGGAAACCGGCAAGCTCGACATATTGCGCCGAGCCGTTGGCACGACGGGTCAGAGTGATTCCAAGAATCTCTGAAGCCGCTACCGCATCCTCCGAAAATGTCTCGTAAAAGTCACCTACTCTGAACAGCAACACTGCATCCGGGTGCTTTTCTTTCATTGCCATATACTGTTTCATCAACGGAGTCTCAGCGATCTTCTTTGCCATGGTGCTTTATATCGTGTCTTAAATAAATCTTCGTTTGTCAAGGCCGATTCCGGGATTGTCAGGGGAAAAATCAACAGAAATTTTTAACGGCCTCTTGTTTCTGACTACAAATTTATAAACTTTCAGCCAAAAATTAAGGCCGGACAACGGTAGTATTGAACAAATATTTGTAATTTTGCTTTTCCCTAATAGACAACCAAGCCGTTTTTCCGCGCGAAAATTCCGCTTTAATCAACAGTTTCCAACCTCAATATAAATCACCCTAATTTAAAACAGACACATTATGAAATCCAATTCCGTTATCTCTGCCGGGCTGATTGCCGTCGGGCTTGTGATTGTCGGCATTCTGCTGAAAGCCGGTATTGACAACATCGCGTTCCGCGACCGCGAAGTGACTGTCCGCGGACTTGCAGAGCGCGAAGTGCCGGCCGACCTCGTCACTTGGCCTATCACATATTCACTCGCCGGCAATGACCTCCAGACAATCTACAACAAAGTAAGCACCAACAACGACATTATCGTTAAATTCCTCACTTCCAACGGCATCAGTCAGGATGAAATTTCCGTAAATCCGCCCGACACTTACGACGCGACCTCAAACCGCTATCGATCAGACTCGTTCTCCTACAACTATTCCATCAACTGCACTGTCACCGTGACCACAAAAAAAGTGCAGAAGGTGCGCGAGCTGCTCAACCGCCAGTCAGAACTGCTCAAGGAAGGCATCGCCTTTTCCAACTCATATATCAACTATCAGTTCACCGGCCTCAACGCCATCAAACCTGAAATGATAGCTGAAGCTACCAAAAACGCCCGCGCCGCGGCCGACCAGTTTGCAGCCGACAGCGAAAGCCGTGTAGGGAAAATCAAGACCGCCTCACAGGGCCAGTTCTCAATCGACGACAGCGACTCCTCAACCCCATTCATAAAGAAAGTCCGCGTGGTCTCCACGATTGTCTACTATCTCGAAGACTGAACTAATCTCTTTCTATCCTGAAAAGACATTTGAAAGCTATCCCCGGACGAAAAATAATTCATCCGGGGATATTGATTTTTCCTTGTTATTTCTTATCGCGGTCATAATGAGGCATATCATCCGGCAGCTCAATTGAAATCTCCACCAGCCCGGCAATCCGTCCATCGGCACGCCACGGGGTCTGATAGATTATCTTTCGGCGTCCATGCTTGGTAATTGTATATGTATTAGATTCGCCGGTGTCAAGCATCCTGCGCATTATTGATTTAGACCGCTCGTTGTGACATGGAAACAGATTACGGCCACGCATATCTCCTCTTGACGCAAATGTTTCAAGAGCCTTTTCGTTCATATACAGAATCACGCCATCCGCATCACATACCGTCACCGCACAATTCATCCCGAACGCCCAGTCCGGGATAGAGTTTCTGAAATTATCCATATATGTTAGAAGTTGATTGGTTTTATTTATCTGACAATGGCAAGACATGAGCCTTTTGAAAAACACGGCCATATCCAAGACACAAATTTAGTGTTTTTCTGCAAAAATACCCAACAAACCTCACCACATATAATAATATATTGATGGACTCAGGCAATCAGTTTTAACGGCATCAATACGACTTAGCCGATGCCACAACAAACCTTACAATCTGCCTTAATAATATGGCGATAGCGGCTATTTGCGGGAATTGATAGTTTTTATTGAAGGTATCAGTGGGTGGAGTTTTAGACGGGATTAATGTTATAGAATGGCCTTAGAAGGTTAGTTTCGCATTTTTTGTTGTCTGTACGCGAAAAAGTCACTACATTTGTAGCTCTGATTTACAAAAACGAATATATTTCAACAATCTCTACATCATGACAGTAGTTGACCGTTTTTTAGAATACGTAAAGTTCGACACCCAGAGCGACGAACTCACAAACCTCACCCCATCCACTCCGGGACAGATGATTTTCGCCCGGCATCTTGAAAAGGAACTCCACGACATGGGCCTATCCGACATAACCCTTGATGACAACGGTTATCTCATGGCCACACTCAAAGGCAACACCGACAAGGAAGTCCCGACAATCGGATTTATCGCACACCTCGACACATCGCCCGATCTCAGCGGCAAGCATGTAAGCCCGCGGATCGTAGAGGAATATGACGGCGGCGACATTATCCTTAACGCCTCTGCCGGAATAACACTCAGCCCCACTCAGTTCCCCGAGCTTCTCAACTACGTCGGACAGGATCTCATTGTAACCGACGGCAACACTCTCCTCGGAGCTGACGACAAGGCAGGCATTGCCGAAATCATCACCGCTGTCGACCACCTCATCAAGCACCCCCACATCAAGCACGGCGACATACGCATAGCGTTCAATCCGGACGAAGAAATCGGACAGGGCGCACATAAATTCGATGTCGACCTATTCGGCGCTGACTGGGGATATACGATGGACGGCGGAGAAATCGGCGAACTCGAATATGAAAACTTCAACGCCGCAGTGGCCAAAATCACCTTCAAAGGCCGCAACGTCCATCCCGGCTACGCCAAACACAAGATGATCAACTCAATCCGCATAGCCAACCAGTTTGTCATAATGCTCCCGCGCTGGGAGACCCCGGAACACACCGAAGGCTACGAGGGTTTCTATCATCTCATATCATTCGAAGGCTCGGTCGAGGAAACAGTGCTCACCTACATTGTCCGCGACCATGACCGCGACCGTTTCGAACGCCGCAAAAAGGAACTTGAACACCTCACCCGCAAAATCAACAACGAGTTTCCCGACTGCGCGTCAATCGAAATCAAGGACCAGTACTACAACATGCGTGAGAAAATCGAGCCTGTCATGCACATCATCGACGTAGCCGTACAGGCGATGAAAAATGTCGATGTCACACCCAAAGTGCAGCCGATCCGCGGTGGGACAGACGGCGCCCAGCTCTCGTTCAAGGGACTTCCCTGCCCCAACATCTTTGCGGGAGGTCTTAATTTCCACGGCCGTTATGAATTCGTGCCCATCCCCTCGATGGAAAAGGCCACGCAGGTGATTGTCGAGATTGCCCGTCTCGTCGCCGAGAAATAAAATTCACCCGTTAGATAATTGAAGACACTTGTAATAGTCACTGGTCCGACCGCAAGCGGAAAGACCTCACTCGCCATAGAGCTGGCCGAATCACTCGACACTGAAATAGTGTCGGCTGATTCGCGCCAGCTTTTTCGCGGGCTGCCGATAGGTACAGCCGCACCGACTCCCGCCGAACTCGCCCGCGTCCGTCATCACCTCGTTGGAGTCCTCGACCTCCATGACTACTATTCGGCGGCCATGTTCGAGGAGGACGCACTCAGGATTCTCAATGAAATCTGGACACGGAGCGACTACGCAGTGATGTGTGGCGGCTCGATGATGTATATCGACGCTATCACTCGTGGCATCGACGAACTGCCTACAATCTCACCGGCCACACGTGCCGAAGCTATGGCCATATACGACAACGGCGGTCTCGAAGCCTTGTGCAGCTGTCTCGAAAAGCTCGATCCCGACTATCTTGCAACGGCCGACCGCTCCAACCACAAGCGTCTTGTCCACGCCATAGAAATCTGCATGGAGGCCGGAGTACCCTACTCGACCCTGCGCACAGGCCGTAAAAAGGAACGTCCCTTCCGCATAGTCAAACTCGCCATCAACCGTGAGCGCCAGCAGCTGTTTGACAGAATCAACAGCCGAGTCGGAACCATGATTTCCGAAGGACTCGAAGACGAAGCCCGTGAACTCTTCCACCTCCGGCATCTCAACGCCCTCAACACCGTCGGCTACAAAGAGCTGTTTGCCATGATGGAAGGGAAGATGGACCGCGACACGGCAATAGCCCGCATCGCCAAAAACACCCGCGTATATGCCAAAAAACAGCTGCTCTGGCTGTCGAAAGACCCTGATGTCAGACTGCTCGACCCGACGCAACCGCTTATGGAGCAAGCGTTAAGATTTATTAAATAGCACGATGGAGCTAAACTAATCTTTTTTCATTAATTTTGCGCTCAGTTTTTTGCACGAATCTCTCCGTAATGTGCACAAGTCAAACATTAAACAACCACATAATAAAGACATCTACATGAAAGCCCGCGATTGCCTTAATTTATATTTTCAGGACGCAGTCAAAGAATACTGGGAGCTCCCGGCCTTTACGGACTTCGGCGGCATCACCCTCACCTACAAGGATGTAGCCCGCAAAATAGCAAAACTTCATCTCCTCTACGAAGCTGCCGGCATCCGTCCGGGCGACAAAGTGGTGTTGTGTTCAAAAAACAATTCAATGTGGTGTGTAGCCTTCATCGGCACACTCGCCTATGGAGCGGTCATAGTCCCCATACTTCCCGATTTCAAATCTGACAACATCCAGCATCTCATCAACCACAGCGAGGCAAAACTCGCCATAATCGACGAAAACATCTGGGAAGACCTCAACCCTGAAAGCATGCCGACGCTTCTTGGCGCTCTGTCGGTGAAAGACTACTCGCTGATTGTCAGCAATGACGAGAAACTCACCTACGCACGTGGCCACCTCAACGAGCTCTTCGGCCAGCGCTATCCCGACCGCTTCACACCAAACGATGTCGTATATCACATCGACTCTAAAGACGAACTCTGCCTTATCAGCTACACTTCAGGATCTACAGGATTCTCTAAGGGAGTGATGCTCCCCTACCGCAGCCTTTGGTCAAACGTGCAGTTCTGCCTCGAAAATCTCCCCACAAATCCCGGCGACGGCGTCGTGTGCATGCTTCCGCTTGCCCACATGTATGGCCTGACCATCGACATGCTGCGCCCCTTCGTCAGCGGCAACCATATCCACATACTGACCCGCACCCCGTCTCCACGCATAATCATGGAGGCATTCGCGAAAGTCAAGCCACGCTATATCGTCACCGTGCCGCTTATCATCGAGAAAATCATACGCACACGTGTCTTCCCGATGCTTGAAAAGCCTCTGATGAAACTCATGCTCATGGTTCCGTTTGTTGACGAACGCCTGCTCAGCAAAATCAAGGACCGCCTGACCGAGACCTTCGGTGGAAACGTCGAGGAAATCGTCATCGGCGGCGCAGGTCTCAACCGCGATGTCGAGCAATTCCTGAGACGCATAGGATTCCCCTACACCGTCGGCTACGGCATGACCGAATGCGGCCCGCTCATCTCCTACTCGCCCGCTACCGACAACCGCATGGCTTCGTGCGGACGCATCGTCGACCGTGTCGAAGCACGCATCGATTCCCCCGATCCTGCCAACAAACCGGGCATACTCTACGTGAAAGGCGAAAATGTGATGCTCGGCTACTACAAGAACCCCGAAGCGACCGAAGGCTGCATGGATGCCGACGGATGGCTCTCGACAGGCGACATCTGCAATCTTGACCACGACGGTTATCTCTACATACGTGGCCGTGACAAAAATATGATCCTCGGCCCGTCGGGACAGAACATATATCCCGAGGAAATCGAAGACAAACTCAACAACCTCCCCTACGTTGCCGAATCGCTCATAATCGATTCAGGCGAAGGCCGTCTCGTGGCGCTTATCTATCCCGACATCGAAAGCCTGACATCACAGGGCATGTCGGAAGAGGCCATCAACGGACTTATGGAAGAGAATATCAAGACTCTCAATTCGAATCTCCCCGCCTACTCTCAGGTGCAGCGCTTCAACCTCATGAACGAGGAATTTGAAAAGACACCAAAACGCTCGATCAAACGCTATCTCTATCAGCCGAAATAATCCAGACGGCAAATAAAACGGCCACGGGCCTGTATCAGTTCCGAAAACGGAGTGATACAGGCCCGTAATTTATATACCGAGTCTGACCATTATGAGCGATGGCAAGACGTATAATGTGAGTGTTGTTTTTAAGCACTTTAGCAGGTAAGATTCTAAATCTAAGCGTTGGCATTTTCGACAATAATTTGGAAATAAAAATTTGTTAAATACGAATTTTAGATTATTTCCGGTTATATTTAGGACAATCGAATATCCTCAAAAATGAGGCTGTTTTCGATATATGTTACTATCTTAAATGCCGATTGTTCAGTGTAATATACAAAAAGAGAGGGGGTCTCACGACTGCCTCTCTCTCCATTCATCACATTATGCTTATTTAGTGCTATATTTCGTTTCAATAATAAATACTTTTCTAACATTTAATTTTTCTATATTTTCTCGCCGTGGGTCAAATGTAGCGGCTGGCAACAATATCCCAGTCGACAATCTTCCAAAGCTCCTTGAGAGCATCGAGTCGGCGGTTGCGGTAGTCGATATAATAGGCATGTTCCCACACATCGAAAACCAACAGCGGTATCAGACCCTCGCAGAGAGGGTTGCCGGCGTTTGAGGTCTGGGTTATGAACAGCTTTCCGTCCTTATCTTTCGAAAGCCACACCCATCCGGAGCCGAAAATAGAAGATCCAGCGTCTTCAAACTCTTTCTTGAACTGCTCGAACGAACCGAACTGCTCGTCGATAGCCTTGCGCAGATGGCCGTCAGGCTCATGACTGCCGTCGGGAGAGAAAGAGAAGAAATAGAATATATGATTCCACGCTTGAGATGCGTTGTTGAACAACGGGCCTGACGATGAAGTGATTATTTCCTCAAGCTCCATGTCCTCATATTGCGTGTCCTTGATGAGACGGTTGAGATTGTCTATATAGGCACGCTCATGCTTGCCGTAATGGTAATCTACTGTCTCTTTCGAAATCGAAGGCGCCAAGGCATCGTTCTTGTATGGTAAATCAGGGAGTGTATAAATCATAGTTTCAAGTCGTTTTTTAGATTGTTATACTCTAAAAACGCCACCACACGCCTTTAGTTCGGGCTTCATCTGTTAAATATCTTCAAGAAATGCTTCAAGTTACTATTTGCCAATCGGAAATATTCACGTAAATTTGCTGCGACATTCATCATCCATACCATCCTGTCGGAATCTTCTCCGCACGACAACAACCTTCCAACCATGAGTTTCATACAGATTCCTTCCATATTCCGCAGCCCCTCGTTCGGCAACAGCATCCGCGACTGGGCGGCCATCATCGCCGGAATCGCCATCTATGCCATAGGCTTCACTGTGTTCATCCTTCCGCATCACATAGTCATCGGAGGAATGGCTGGTTTCAGCACACTTATATATTACGCCACCGGCGGACTGCTCCCCGTGGCAGTCGTCATGTACGGAACAAATATCATACTCCTCGTCTGCGGATATAAATATCTGGGCAAGGTCTTCGTCCTGCGTACGATTTTCGGCACGACAATGCTGTCGATGCTCATCGGTATGGTCGAAGGCTATTTCACATCCCACCCGCCTCTCGTCACCAGCACCCCGATGAGCGTCATGATGGGCGGCGTCCTTCTCGGACTTGGAATAGGTATATACTACAGCCACCACGGGACTACCGGCGGAACTGACATCGTGGCCGCCATCATGGCCCATAAGACAGATGTCAGTATGGGACGCGTAATGATGATAATCGATGTGACGATAGTGGCCCTGTCATTCTTCCTCCCGTTTGACGGCGACATGGAAGCACGCATACAGGCACGCACAGAGACCATCATCTTCGGCCTCCTCGCCATAGTGCTCTACTCGTGGCTCGCCGACAAATACATAGCCCAAGAAAAGCAGACCATACAGTTCATCATCCTTTCCGAAAAATGGGACGAAATGGCCTATCGTATCACCCATGAAACCGGCCGTGGCGCAACAGTCTGGGACGCGCAGGGATATTGGACGGGCAACGAAAAGAAAATGATGCTCGTATGGTGCCGTCAGGTCGACACCTACAACATATTCCGTATCGCCCATGAAGTCGACCCCACAGCCTATGTCACCACCTCGACAGTGAGAAGCGTCTACGGCAACGGCTTCGACCGACTCAAAATAAAGAAGAAACAATAGAGGCATTTATATCGAAACAACAATATGATCAACCATGCGAAAATTACTGCTCTCCTTATTATTGATACTTTCAACCTTGGCATGCTATGCCCGGTCATATAACGACCGCATAATCAACGCCATGAATACCGGCGATTGGTTTGCGTTGGATTCCATCCATAAAACCGCGCCAAAAGACTCTGTCATGCCATTTCTTGAGGTCTTTTCAAGATGCCTTATCGGAAACCGTCTCAACCGTCCCGACATTTCCGTTCCGGCTTTTGACGAATTGTTTAAAAATCATTCCGAATCGCTTGACCTCGGCAATCTGCTGAGTTCCACCGTGATGTTCGCCACAGATTTAGGGCGAAGCGGACATAACAGACAAGCGGCAGATTTCGTCAA is part of the Duncaniella dubosii genome and encodes:
- the miaA gene encoding tRNA (adenosine(37)-N6)-dimethylallyltransferase MiaA encodes the protein MKTLVIVTGPTASGKTSLAIELAESLDTEIVSADSRQLFRGLPIGTAAPTPAELARVRHHLVGVLDLHDYYSAAMFEEDALRILNEIWTRSDYAVMCGGSMMYIDAITRGIDELPTISPATRAEAMAIYDNGGLEALCSCLEKLDPDYLATADRSNHKRLVHAIEICMEAGVPYSTLRTGRKKERPFRIVKLAINRERQQLFDRINSRVGTMISEGLEDEARELFHLRHLNALNTVGYKELFAMMEGKMDRDTAIARIAKNTRVYAKKQLLWLSKDPDVRLLDPTQPLMEQALRFIK
- a CDS encoding TolC family protein, whose product is MLSEESAALSLEKAQGEWQPSLDFGTNQGYSNAPWSNGSSNAYTSNYNLNASRTVWDGGKRESAIRRGKTDVERLRYATDNTLRNIRTEILSAYKAIRYE
- the pepT gene encoding peptidase T; this encodes MTVVDRFLEYVKFDTQSDELTNLTPSTPGQMIFARHLEKELHDMGLSDITLDDNGYLMATLKGNTDKEVPTIGFIAHLDTSPDLSGKHVSPRIVEEYDGGDIILNASAGITLSPTQFPELLNYVGQDLIVTDGNTLLGADDKAGIAEIITAVDHLIKHPHIKHGDIRIAFNPDEEIGQGAHKFDVDLFGADWGYTMDGGEIGELEYENFNAAVAKITFKGRNVHPGYAKHKMINSIRIANQFVIMLPRWETPEHTEGYEGFYHLISFEGSVEETVLTYIVRDHDRDRFERRKKELEHLTRKINNEFPDCASIEIKDQYYNMREKIEPVMHIIDVAVQAMKNVDVTPKVQPIRGGTDGAQLSFKGLPCPNIFAGGLNFHGRYEFVPIPSMEKATQVIVEIARLVAEK
- a CDS encoding AMP-binding protein, which translates into the protein MKARDCLNLYFQDAVKEYWELPAFTDFGGITLTYKDVARKIAKLHLLYEAAGIRPGDKVVLCSKNNSMWCVAFIGTLAYGAVIVPILPDFKSDNIQHLINHSEAKLAIIDENIWEDLNPESMPTLLGALSVKDYSLIVSNDEKLTYARGHLNELFGQRYPDRFTPNDVVYHIDSKDELCLISYTSGSTGFSKGVMLPYRSLWSNVQFCLENLPTNPGDGVVCMLPLAHMYGLTIDMLRPFVSGNHIHILTRTPSPRIIMEAFAKVKPRYIVTVPLIIEKIIRTRVFPMLEKPLMKLMLMVPFVDERLLSKIKDRLTETFGGNVEEIVIGGAGLNRDVEQFLRRIGFPYTVGYGMTECGPLISYSPATDNRMASCGRIVDRVEARIDSPDPANKPGILYVKGENVMLGYYKNPEATEGCMDADGWLSTGDICNLDHDGYLYIRGRDKNMILGPSGQNIYPEEIEDKLNNLPYVAESLIIDSGEGRLVALIYPDIESLTSQGMSEEAINGLMEENIKTLNSNLPAYSQVQRFNLMNEEFEKTPKRSIKRYLYQPK
- a CDS encoding superoxide dismutase, whose product is MIYTLPDLPYKNDALAPSISKETVDYHYGKHERAYIDNLNRLIKDTQYEDMELEEIITSSSGPLFNNASQAWNHIFYFFSFSPDGSHEPDGHLRKAIDEQFGSFEQFKKEFEDAGSSIFGSGWVWLSKDKDGKLFITQTSNAGNPLCEGLIPLLVFDVWEHAYYIDYRNRRLDALKELWKIVDWDIVASRYI
- a CDS encoding PAS domain-containing protein, which encodes MDNFRNSIPDWAFGMNCAVTVCDADGVILYMNEKALETFASRGDMRGRNLFPCHNERSKSIMRRMLDTGESNTYTITKHGRRKIIYQTPWRADGRIAGLVEISIELPDDMPHYDRDKK
- a CDS encoding YitT family protein; the protein is MSFIQIPSIFRSPSFGNSIRDWAAIIAGIAIYAIGFTVFILPHHIVIGGMAGFSTLIYYATGGLLPVAVVMYGTNIILLVCGYKYLGKVFVLRTIFGTTMLSMLIGMVEGYFTSHPPLVTSTPMSVMMGGVLLGLGIGIYYSHHGTTGGTDIVAAIMAHKTDVSMGRVMMIIDVTIVALSFFLPFDGDMEARIQARTETIIFGLLAIVLYSWLADKYIAQEKQTIQFIILSEKWDEMAYRITHETGRGATVWDAQGYWTGNEKKMMLVWCRQVDTYNIFRIAHEVDPTAYVTTSTVRSVYGNGFDRLKIKKKQ
- a CDS encoding SIMPL domain-containing protein — encoded protein: MKSNSVISAGLIAVGLVIVGILLKAGIDNIAFRDREVTVRGLAEREVPADLVTWPITYSLAGNDLQTIYNKVSTNNDIIVKFLTSNGISQDEISVNPPDTYDATSNRYRSDSFSYNYSINCTVTVTTKKVQKVRELLNRQSELLKEGIAFSNSYINYQFTGLNAIKPEMIAEATKNARAAADQFAADSESRVGKIKTASQGQFSIDDSDSSTPFIKKVRVVSTIVYYLED